The Methanobacterium sp. BAmetb5 genome includes a region encoding these proteins:
- a CDS encoding class I SAM-dependent methyltransferase translates to MSEKHGHKHHGKSTRDILDSKRVLGAAGLNESQTFLDAGCGDGFISLEASKVVKDRGKVYALDAYQPSLDTLKKEINELQIGNMEVVNADMTLNIPLGDDLIDVCVMANVLHGFATEGTLKPVLNEIRRVLKPGGTFAVVEFIKADGPPGPPYDVRLTPEQVESILEDHGFTIGGTAEVGSYHYLVKSFKK, encoded by the coding sequence ATGTCAGAAAAGCACGGCCATAAACACCATGGTAAATCTACCCGGGATATTCTGGACTCTAAACGTGTTTTAGGGGCTGCAGGATTGAATGAAAGTCAAACATTCCTTGATGCTGGTTGTGGGGATGGATTCATCTCCTTAGAAGCATCAAAGGTGGTGAAGGATAGGGGAAAAGTCTATGCCCTGGATGCCTATCAACCCAGTCTGGATACACTGAAAAAAGAAATCAACGAACTTCAAATAGGAAATATGGAGGTCGTAAATGCGGACATGACTTTAAACATCCCCTTGGGGGATGATCTCATTGATGTCTGCGTCATGGCCAATGTACTGCATGGTTTTGCCACTGAAGGTACTTTAAAACCTGTTTTAAATGAAATCAGAAGGGTTTTGAAGCCAGGAGGGACCTTTGCCGTGGTAGAGTTTATCAAAGCAGACGGACCTCCCGGACCACCATATGATGTACGTTTAACTCCAGAACAGGTGGAAAGTATTCTGGAAGACCATGGATTTACCATTGGGGGAACAGCCGAAGTAGGTAGTTACCATTACTTGGTGAAATCCTTTAAAAAATAA
- a CDS encoding 2-phosphoglycerate kinase, with amino-acid sequence MIMVEGEVSGKKYREPFSKGVLARSLTRAEMDPNKAYTFSSQIEAQLKKEGVKLIKLDDLVNVVRQRLKEEDSEVAVQYGLWKRIRKCQDPLVILIGGSSGVGTSSIAFEVANRLGIRNMISTDMIREVMRKIASKELLPTIYESSYTAYRSLRIPPPPELDEVLIGFRDHVDTVSVGVEAVIERSITEGISIVIEGVHIVPGFIREDLVSRDNVHMFILTLEDEEVHKGRFYSRCRQQWARRPLERYMNYFGAIRRTHKYFESQANKYHIPVIENIDITTTIESIIEDITKTYGSEDHVKETEG; translated from the coding sequence ATGATAATGGTTGAAGGAGAAGTAAGTGGCAAAAAATACCGGGAACCCTTTTCTAAAGGAGTTCTAGCCAGGTCCCTAACCCGTGCAGAGATGGACCCCAACAAGGCCTACACTTTCTCTTCCCAGATTGAAGCCCAGCTCAAAAAAGAGGGTGTTAAATTAATAAAACTGGATGATCTGGTTAACGTCGTCCGTCAAAGGCTTAAAGAAGAGGACAGCGAAGTGGCAGTCCAGTATGGCCTATGGAAAAGGATAAGAAAATGTCAGGACCCCCTGGTTATTCTCATCGGGGGTTCATCAGGAGTGGGAACTTCCTCCATAGCATTCGAAGTGGCCAACCGACTGGGAATCCGTAACATGATCAGTACCGACATGATACGAGAAGTAATGCGAAAAATCGCATCTAAAGAACTCTTACCCACCATCTATGAATCCAGCTACACTGCCTACCGATCCCTGCGCATACCCCCACCACCAGAACTGGATGAGGTGTTAATAGGTTTCAGGGACCATGTAGACACAGTTAGCGTGGGTGTGGAAGCAGTTATAGAACGATCCATAACCGAGGGTATTAGTATTGTAATTGAAGGAGTTCACATAGTGCCGGGATTCATCAGAGAAGACCTGGTTTCCCGGGATAATGTGCACATGTTTATTCTAACCCTGGAAGACGAAGAAGTTCATAAAGGCAGATTTTACTCAAGATGCAGGCAACAGTGGGCTAGAAGACCACTGGAAAGATACATGAACTACTTTGGTGCAATCAGGAGAACTCACAAATACTTTGAGAGTCAGGCCAACAAGTACCATATTCCAGTCATAGAAAACATTGACATCACTACTACCATTGAATCGATTATTGAAGACATTACCAAAACCTATGGAAGTGAAGACCATGTTAAAGAAACTGAAGGTTAA
- a CDS encoding DUF1847 domain-containing protein, giving the protein MNCAFCQDKDCFNGKDCLKNGERIKKFYTNDDIKLLEASSAIEARYYMEKTRIEELILFSREMGYEHLGLAFCVGLEGEARQIGDLLQKDFKVDSVCCKVCGIDKSEFNLEQIDKKSFEVMCNPVGQANILNEKKTELNIIVGLCMGHDILFTQNSQAPVTTLVVKDRVLAHNPLGAIYSRYYQNKLK; this is encoded by the coding sequence TTGAACTGTGCTTTTTGTCAGGATAAGGATTGTTTCAATGGTAAAGACTGTCTTAAAAATGGAGAAAGAATTAAAAAATTCTACACCAATGATGATATTAAGTTGTTGGAAGCATCTTCTGCAATTGAAGCCCGGTACTATATGGAAAAAACACGAATTGAAGAGCTCATCCTTTTTTCGAGGGAAATGGGTTATGAACACTTGGGACTGGCATTCTGTGTGGGTTTAGAAGGTGAAGCACGCCAGATCGGTGATCTGTTACAGAAAGATTTCAAGGTGGACTCCGTCTGCTGCAAGGTATGTGGTATTGATAAATCAGAATTCAATCTGGAGCAGATTGATAAAAAGAGCTTTGAAGTCATGTGCAACCCGGTTGGACAGGCTAATATTTTGAATGAGAAAAAAACGGAACTTAACATTATAGTGGGACTGTGTATGGGCCATGACATTTTATTTACACAGAATTCCCAGGCTCCAGTCACCACCCTGGTTGTGAAAGACCGAGTACTTGCCCACAATCCGCTGGGTGCAATATACTCCAGATATTACCAGAACAAACTCAAATAA
- a CDS encoding archaeosine tRNA-ribosyltransferase yields MLELKLHDGPARQGKYQAMETPNILKIVKDSLVPDTPLPYDVPREMAEWSVKETLKSAENGDVDRMAVIHGAKYQDLRLECARALEDMGYRLFLVANPEELLRNPRDLLKIITSLRENMSPNSALYFSFTELNFVPLLVYLGVDLFGESAADFYAQTGVMTTPHNNYNLKQYSLYDMNPAELKKQNREYLDFVLREVRAHIQNGTLRNLVEERCCSSPEAMSTLRILDRDYGDFVDSYTPLY; encoded by the coding sequence ATGTTAGAACTAAAATTACACGACGGACCTGCCCGTCAGGGAAAGTACCAGGCCATGGAAACACCGAATATTCTAAAAATAGTTAAAGATTCACTGGTACCGGATACTCCACTACCCTATGATGTGCCTAGGGAAATGGCAGAATGGTCTGTTAAAGAAACTTTAAAAAGTGCAGAAAACGGAGATGTTGACCGAATGGCGGTGATTCATGGTGCTAAATATCAGGACCTGCGCCTTGAATGTGCCAGGGCACTGGAAGATATGGGATACCGGCTTTTTCTGGTGGCAAATCCCGAAGAACTTTTAAGGAACCCCCGGGATCTGTTGAAGATCATCACCAGTCTACGGGAGAACATGAGCCCCAACTCCGCCCTTTACTTCTCCTTCACTGAACTGAATTTTGTACCATTACTGGTCTATCTGGGTGTGGACTTATTCGGAGAGTCAGCTGCAGATTTTTATGCCCAGACCGGAGTGATGACCACCCCCCATAACAATTACAACCTTAAACAGTACTCCCTGTATGATATGAATCCTGCAGAACTGAAAAAACAAAACCGGGAATATCTGGACTTTGTTTTAAGGGAAGTGAGGGCCCATATCCAGAATGGAACCCTGCGTAACCTGGTGGAAGAACGGTGCTGCTCTTCACCAGAGGCCATGTCCACCTTGCGAATTTTAGACCGGGATTATGGGGATTTTGTGGATAGTTACACTCCTTTATATTGA
- a CDS encoding CBS domain-containing protein, with amino-acid sequence MLKKLKVKDVMSHEVVTVPPTEDVVFAFEKLMKHKISSLPVVNDDEKLVGIVTATDLGHNLILDKYELGTTVGEVMVQQVIYVSPEDNLVTAVRKMHEYGSDDGIINQLLVLDNHELVGIVSDGDIISSLEV; translated from the coding sequence ATGTTAAAGAAACTGAAGGTTAAGGATGTAATGAGTCATGAAGTTGTAACTGTTCCCCCTACAGAAGACGTTGTATTTGCCTTTGAAAAGCTGATGAAACATAAGATAAGTTCACTGCCAGTGGTAAATGACGATGAGAAACTGGTGGGAATTGTCACTGCCACGGATCTCGGTCATAACCTGATACTGGACAAATATGAGCTGGGAACCACGGTGGGAGAAGTTATGGTTCAACAGGTGATATATGTATCTCCTGAAGATAATTTAGTCACCGCAGTGCGCAAAATGCATGAATACGGGTCAGATGATGGGATTATTAACCAGTTACTGGTTCTGGATAACCATGAACTGGTGGGAATTGTCTCTGACGGAGATATCATCAGCTCCCTTGAAGTATAA
- a CDS encoding DUF749 domain-containing protein, whose protein sequence is MFVATLAGVFKFAELPEKYGPFVQYKASLEDKTIKDTDDIAILDISGTESVHVLFLDSYQSIKEIDDELKAADAKLNHSSKQVLEGYL, encoded by the coding sequence TTGTTTGTAGCCACTCTAGCCGGAGTTTTTAAATTCGCTGAATTACCGGAAAAGTACGGTCCTTTCGTACAGTACAAAGCATCCCTAGAAGATAAAACTATCAAAGATACTGATGACATTGCCATTCTAGATATTTCTGGCACTGAAAGCGTTCATGTGCTCTTTTTAGACTCATACCAGAGTATAAAAGAGATTGATGATGAACTTAAGGCGGCCGATGCCAAACTAAACCACAGTTCCAAACAGGTTCTGGAAGGTTACCTATGA
- the hdrC gene encoding CoB--CoM heterodisulfide reductase subunit C codes for MSFLDRLKNVFSGGEEPEKKDKAAKSETEKPPVEKETKTQETVEDKAGKTKTETPVEEKPVETPAEEKPVTGEKSPKTEEPEPKKSKQDTETQDKPEMAEAEQPVKAKEPKKDRSESMTLLQPDENLITRADVDENFKQEIMDAGAESVAVCFQCGTCTGACPSGRRTPYRIRGVVRRAVMGLKEDVISDDSIWMCTTCYECQERCPRGIKIVDIVKIIRNQAAQAGYMAQSHKMTGLFVTKTGHGVPINDATMALRKSVGLDELPPTTHQFPEALEEVQKIIKATGFDNLIGYNWETGELE; via the coding sequence ATGAGCTTTTTAGATCGCTTAAAAAATGTATTTAGTGGCGGAGAAGAGCCCGAAAAGAAAGATAAAGCAGCAAAATCAGAGACTGAAAAGCCCCCGGTTGAAAAAGAAACAAAAACACAAGAAACCGTCGAAGACAAAGCAGGAAAAACCAAAACAGAGACTCCAGTTGAAGAGAAGCCGGTGGAAACACCAGCCGAAGAGAAACCAGTGACTGGGGAAAAATCCCCAAAAACAGAAGAACCAGAGCCAAAAAAATCAAAACAAGATACAGAGACTCAAGATAAACCGGAAATGGCTGAAGCTGAACAACCAGTTAAAGCAAAAGAACCTAAAAAAGATAGGAGTGAAAGCATGACTTTACTGCAACCTGATGAAAATCTAATTACCCGTGCAGATGTAGATGAAAATTTCAAACAAGAAATCATGGATGCTGGCGCAGAGTCAGTAGCCGTATGTTTCCAGTGCGGTACCTGTACTGGTGCCTGCCCATCCGGAAGGAGAACCCCTTACCGGATAAGAGGAGTAGTCCGAAGGGCTGTAATGGGATTAAAAGAAGATGTCATATCTGATGACTCCATCTGGATGTGTACCACCTGTTACGAATGTCAGGAAAGATGCCCCCGAGGAATTAAAATCGTGGACATCGTGAAGATCATCCGTAACCAGGCTGCACAGGCAGGATACATGGCCCAGTCCCACAAAATGACTGGATTATTCGTTACCAAAACCGGCCACGGTGTGCCTATCAACGACGCCACCATGGCACTGAGAAAGAGTGTTGGTCTAGATGAACTACCACCAACCACCCACCAGTTCCCAGAAGCATTGGAAGAAGTACAAAAAATAATCAAAGCCACTGGTTTCGACAACCTCATTGGCTACAACTGGGAAACAGGAGAACTAGAATAA
- the hdrB gene encoding CoB--CoM heterodisulfide reductase subunit B — MAFAYFLGCIMNNRYPGIEKATRIMFDKLDIELQDMEGASCCPAPGVFGSFDRTTWATIAARNITIAEDQGNDIMTECNGCFGSLFETNHLLHEDAEMKEKVNDILAETADREYKGEINVRHFAEILYNDVGLDKLSEAVSNPLNLNVAVHYGCHFLKPSAEIGIDDPIQPTILDELVEVTGAKSVPYKDKMMCCGAGGGLRSRDIDVTLSYTREKLQNMKEAGVDAIVNVCPFCHLQFDVGQTEVNKKYGENWDIPVFHLAQLYGLAMGVSKDELTVDAHQISADPALAKLDEITGGE, encoded by the coding sequence ATGGCATTCGCATATTTCTTAGGATGTATAATGAACAACCGATACCCTGGAATTGAAAAAGCAACCAGGATCATGTTTGACAAGCTGGACATCGAACTACAGGACATGGAAGGAGCATCATGCTGCCCAGCACCAGGGGTATTTGGATCTTTCGACCGAACCACCTGGGCTACCATCGCTGCCCGAAACATAACCATCGCTGAAGATCAGGGTAACGACATCATGACCGAATGTAACGGTTGTTTCGGATCACTGTTCGAAACCAACCACCTGCTTCACGAAGACGCAGAAATGAAGGAAAAAGTTAACGATATCCTCGCAGAAACTGCCGATCGTGAATACAAAGGTGAAATAAACGTTCGACACTTTGCTGAAATCTTATACAACGATGTAGGTCTGGATAAACTCTCTGAAGCAGTTTCCAACCCATTAAACCTCAACGTTGCTGTGCACTACGGTTGCCACTTCTTAAAACCAAGTGCAGAAATCGGTATCGATGACCCAATCCAGCCAACCATCCTGGATGAACTGGTAGAAGTCACCGGAGCAAAATCCGTACCTTACAAAGACAAAATGATGTGCTGTGGAGCAGGCGGAGGTCTACGTTCCCGTGACATCGATGTTACACTATCATACACCCGTGAAAAACTACAGAACATGAAAGAAGCAGGAGTAGACGCCATAGTCAACGTCTGCCCATTCTGTCACCTGCAGTTCGACGTGGGCCAGACTGAAGTGAACAAAAAATACGGTGAAAACTGGGATATACCTGTCTTCCACTTAGCTCAGCTCTACGGACTGGCAATGGGAGTCAGCAAAGACGAATTAACCGTCGACGCACACCAGATCAGTGCCGACCCTGCCCTGGCAAAACTGGATGAAATCACCGGTGGAGAATAA
- a CDS encoding ABC transporter permease yields the protein MKFISIAKKDFKELTRDRRGLAMILLFPMFFMLVFGFAFGGMGQSNEPHNLAVVNHDKGATMPLTGEQVNFGNNLTKILEDSQYQDSDVHLFNVTTTTESEADGKIKQRDVDAELIIPENFSQSVVALITSTLQQQSLTSTSASTNVSSTLVIRGDTGYTGFGTTQGILTGVLEQYQDKMVSEIQMTITGSSGVTADTYLQTKVESIPGTGSFTTFDFMAPGMIVFAILLLTTTVAAGLTREVEKGTLSRLKLSKMTSFDLLFGGLIPWSLVAAAQVIILLIVAVLIGFHWQGGIYTLLLAVLVGIIGGIASVSLGMIIAAFARNDRQAANLGTLISVPTSFLVGAFFPLPQVVIANFWGQSFQLYDLLPWTHVLSALRSTLTYGGGWETIAYQVGWAVLLTVILFVIGVGLFAKNRLQAEN from the coding sequence ATGAAGTTTATTAGTATAGCCAAAAAGGATTTTAAAGAATTAACCCGTGACCGCCGAGGTTTGGCAATGATATTACTGTTTCCAATGTTTTTCATGCTGGTGTTCGGATTTGCCTTTGGCGGGATGGGTCAGAGCAACGAACCACACAACTTAGCTGTGGTCAACCATGATAAAGGAGCAACCATGCCCCTAACAGGGGAACAGGTGAATTTCGGTAACAACCTCACTAAAATACTGGAGGATTCCCAGTATCAAGATAGTGATGTGCATTTGTTTAACGTCACCACCACCACCGAAAGTGAAGCTGATGGAAAAATCAAGCAGAGGGATGTGGATGCCGAACTGATCATACCGGAAAACTTCTCCCAGTCTGTGGTGGCCCTCATCACCAGCACTTTACAGCAACAGTCCTTAACCAGTACATCAGCATCAACTAACGTTTCTTCAACGTTAGTTATCCGGGGAGACACAGGATATACTGGATTTGGAACCACCCAGGGGATACTAACCGGTGTTCTGGAGCAATATCAGGATAAAATGGTCAGTGAGATACAGATGACAATTACCGGTAGTTCCGGAGTAACCGCTGACACCTACCTCCAGACCAAGGTGGAATCCATTCCAGGAACCGGTTCTTTCACCACCTTTGACTTCATGGCCCCGGGAATGATCGTATTTGCCATACTGCTGTTAACCACCACGGTGGCTGCGGGTCTAACTCGAGAAGTGGAAAAAGGAACCCTTTCCCGTTTAAAACTGTCAAAAATGACTTCATTTGACCTTTTATTCGGAGGATTAATACCATGGTCCCTGGTAGCAGCGGCCCAGGTGATTATCCTCCTGATAGTAGCGGTTTTAATTGGATTTCACTGGCAGGGGGGAATATACACCCTTCTACTGGCTGTTTTGGTGGGAATAATTGGGGGGATAGCCTCTGTTTCTCTGGGGATGATAATAGCGGCTTTCGCCCGTAATGACCGACAAGCAGCCAACCTGGGAACCCTCATCAGTGTTCCCACCAGTTTCCTGGTGGGGGCTTTCTTCCCCTTGCCCCAAGTGGTGATAGCCAACTTCTGGGGGCAGTCATTCCAGCTTTACGACCTCCTGCCCTGGACCCATGTCTTAAGTGCACTGCGATCCACCCTAACCTATGGTGGGGGCTGGGAAACCATTGCCTACCAAGTGGGATGGGCGGTACTACTGACGGTGATCCTGTTTGTCATTGGTGTGGGACTCTTTGCCAAAAACAGATTACAGGCTGAAAACTAA
- a CDS encoding ATP-binding cassette domain-containing protein, producing MTDTIIEARDITRNFGDFQAVDKLNLKIKKGEVFGFLGPNGAGKTTSINMMVGLLRPTSGQVLINGQDVEEVKKGTIGICPQELVLWDFLTCKESLLLMGDMYEVPRDELKLRVEKLLEDLFLQDKANTVVNQLSGGMKRRLNLAMAVVHQPEIVVLDEPSEGLDPQSRRVLWNYIRHLRDEEGKTVILTTHLMDEADRLSDRIAIIDHGKLLRLDTPSNLKKEIGEGDVVEMKLSDPDKNEEVIDILTVMDGVHSVVNVEDALNVRALDAVGKLPQIIDAVETSGVHVLDLSVRQNTLEDVFIDLTGTGLRE from the coding sequence GTGACGGATACAATTATAGAAGCGCGTGATATCACCCGGAATTTCGGTGATTTCCAGGCCGTGGATAAATTAAATTTAAAAATAAAGAAAGGTGAAGTTTTTGGCTTCCTGGGACCCAACGGGGCAGGGAAAACCACTTCAATCAACATGATGGTGGGACTGTTACGCCCCACCAGTGGCCAGGTTTTAATCAATGGCCAGGACGTGGAAGAAGTAAAAAAAGGCACAATCGGTATTTGCCCCCAGGAACTGGTCCTCTGGGACTTTTTAACCTGTAAAGAAAGCCTCCTGCTCATGGGGGACATGTACGAAGTACCCCGGGATGAACTGAAGTTAAGGGTGGAAAAACTCCTGGAAGATCTTTTCCTGCAGGATAAGGCCAACACCGTGGTAAATCAGTTATCCGGAGGCATGAAACGTCGCTTGAACCTGGCAATGGCCGTAGTCCACCAACCAGAAATCGTGGTGCTGGACGAGCCATCCGAGGGCCTGGACCCCCAATCACGGAGGGTTTTATGGAATTACATACGCCACCTGCGAGATGAAGAAGGTAAAACCGTCATCCTGACCACTCACCTCATGGATGAAGCCGACCGGCTTTCGGACCGCATAGCCATAATAGACCATGGTAAACTCCTACGACTGGACACACCATCCAACCTGAAAAAGGAGATAGGAGAAGGGGACGTGGTGGAGATGAAACTCTCGGACCCGGATAAAAATGAAGAAGTAATTGATATCCTGACGGTAATGGATGGAGTGCATTCCGTGGTTAATGTAGAGGACGCCCTGAATGTTCGTGCCCTGGATGCAGTGGGTAAACTCCCCCAAATTATTGATGCCGTGGAAACTAGCGGAGTCCATGTTCTGGACCTTTCAGTACGGCAGAACACCCTGGAAGATGTATTCATAGATTTAACTGGGACTGGATTGCGGGAGTGA
- a CDS encoding metallophosphoesterase: MKILAVSDLHGDIKPITRYLQENKADLIIIAGDITHFGPPELVEELLNEISSFGIPVMAIPGNCDPESFHVNIDQSQATNIHARNVIIRNIGICGFGGSNPTPFDTPLEFEEVQIYDEAKRAIEGIGGQEITLFITHAPPYNTKTDLLPSGSHVGSKSLRKIIEEVQPTLNICGHIHEASGIDKIGNTTIVNPGQLSHGQACLIQIPDASGAEEINTEIIKL, translated from the coding sequence ATGAAAATCCTTGCAGTTAGTGATCTCCACGGTGACATAAAACCCATTACCCGTTATCTTCAAGAAAACAAAGCGGATCTAATAATCATTGCCGGTGACATAACTCATTTCGGACCCCCAGAACTTGTTGAAGAACTTTTAAATGAAATCAGTTCATTTGGAATACCTGTAATGGCCATACCCGGAAACTGTGATCCCGAATCTTTCCATGTTAACATTGATCAGTCCCAGGCCACAAACATCCATGCCCGCAACGTTATCATTAGGAATATAGGGATATGTGGTTTCGGCGGTTCAAATCCAACTCCCTTTGACACTCCCCTTGAATTTGAGGAGGTGCAGATCTACGATGAGGCAAAAAGAGCCATAGAAGGGATAGGGGGGCAGGAGATAACCCTCTTCATAACCCACGCCCCACCCTATAATACGAAAACTGACCTGTTGCCTTCTGGATCCCATGTGGGAAGTAAGAGCCTGCGCAAGATAATAGAAGAGGTACAACCGACCCTGAATATTTGCGGCCACATACACGAAGCCAGTGGCATTGATAAAATTGGTAACACCACCATAGTCAACCCCGGACAGTTATCCCATGGTCAGGCCTGTTTAATCCAGATCCCGGATGCTTCGGGAGCAGAAGAAATCAATACAGAAATAATAAAACTTTAA
- a CDS encoding DUF2096 domain-containing protein: MSELPAEQTWLVLVELLTDLRKKGIEVPKEITKNIQMAKTTINFYKVDPTDPQRQGAVKQINEFLTSAQNSLMELAEELGSEYTKQWLDKLLRASRGEVVYPQKKTDSKFVVGAPSGFSMVRMNLKGPLSEDRVQEIAEYENVIIEFEEDHLLVVYGDKKNIIKSLQELSSFFKEQLDEAEP; the protein is encoded by the coding sequence ATGAGTGAATTACCAGCAGAACAAACCTGGCTGGTGCTAGTGGAACTTCTCACTGACCTTCGCAAAAAAGGAATAGAGGTCCCTAAGGAAATCACCAAAAACATCCAGATGGCCAAAACCACCATTAACTTCTATAAAGTGGACCCCACTGATCCCCAGAGACAGGGTGCAGTCAAACAGATAAACGAATTCCTAACATCTGCCCAGAATTCTCTGATGGAACTGGCCGAAGAACTCGGTTCAGAATACACAAAACAGTGGCTGGATAAACTGTTAAGAGCTTCCCGGGGAGAAGTAGTATATCCTCAGAAGAAAACAGATTCTAAATTTGTGGTTGGTGCTCCTTCCGGGTTTTCTATGGTTAGGATGAACCTTAAAGGCCCTTTATCCGAGGATAGAGTTCAGGAAATAGCTGAATACGAGAATGTTATCATTGAATTTGAAGAGGACCACCTGCTGGTAGTCTACGGAGACAAAAAAAACATAATAAAAAGCCTTCAGGAACTATCCTCCTTTTTCAAGGAACAGCTGGATGAGGCCGAACCATAA
- a CDS encoding DNA adenine methylase, with protein sequence MANDIAEKNFNIARPYLKWAGGKTQLLFELEKRLPPSIKESRVIERYVEPFVGGGAMFFYLKNHYQVQDSILLDVNPELIMAYLVIQQDPHKLITLLKGMEGEHLQKSEDARRDNFYRIRAEFNRNMPLMNYTDYGDEWISRTASLIFLNKTCFNGLFRLNSKGEFNVPFGRYKNPNICDEVNLQAVHQALQKTEVRCADFTQARQYIKEDTLVYMDPPYRPLNSTSHFTSYSRERFSDHDQEKLARFYQEMDSQGAYLILSNSDPKNNDPADNFFDELYRGYKIERVPAKRNINSNTASRGEIKELIIRNFQE encoded by the coding sequence ATGGCCAATGATATAGCTGAAAAAAACTTTAATATTGCCCGACCCTACTTGAAATGGGCGGGGGGGAAAACTCAACTACTTTTTGAACTTGAAAAGAGATTACCTCCATCAATAAAGGAAAGCAGGGTTATCGAACGATATGTGGAGCCATTTGTTGGTGGTGGGGCCATGTTCTTCTACCTGAAAAACCATTACCAGGTCCAGGATTCCATTCTCCTGGATGTTAATCCAGAATTAATAATGGCCTACCTGGTTATTCAGCAGGACCCCCACAAACTAATCACTCTTTTAAAAGGTATGGAAGGGGAACATCTTCAGAAGAGTGAAGATGCCCGAAGAGATAACTTTTACCGTATCCGGGCTGAATTCAACCGGAATATGCCCTTGATGAACTACACTGATTATGGTGATGAGTGGATTTCCAGAACTGCCTCTTTGATATTCCTGAATAAAACCTGTTTCAACGGACTCTTTCGTCTCAACAGTAAGGGTGAGTTCAACGTACCCTTCGGCAGGTACAAGAATCCTAACATCTGTGATGAAGTAAACCTGCAAGCAGTTCACCAGGCCCTTCAAAAAACAGAGGTCCGGTGCGCAGATTTCACCCAGGCCAGGCAATACATCAAAGAAGATACTTTAGTGTACATGGACCCACCCTACCGGCCCTTAAACAGCACTTCCCACTTCACCAGTTACTCCCGGGAAAGATTCAGTGACCATGATCAGGAAAAATTAGCCAGATTTTACCAGGAAATGGATTCCCAGGGTGCCTACCTTATTCTGAGTAACAGTGACCCTAAAAATAATGACCCGGCTGATAATTTCTTTGATGAACTGTACCGGGGTTATAAAATAGAACGAGTCCCGGCCAAACGTAACATAAACTCTAACACCGCCAGCCGGGGTGAGATAAAGGAGTTGATCATCCGGAATTTCCAGGAATAA